Proteins encoded within one genomic window of Lactococcus garvieae:
- a CDS encoding YlxQ-related RNA-binding protein: MDNTKQVSNLLGLAKRAGKVITGEELVVKAIQNGKASLVFVAHDASENLIKKITDKSSYYEVSVSQVFSVNELSIAIGANRKVLAIADDGFAKKMESLMTN; this comes from the coding sequence ATGGATAATACAAAACAAGTATCAAACTTACTCGGTCTCGCAAAGCGCGCAGGAAAAGTAATCACAGGAGAAGAATTAGTTGTTAAGGCCATTCAAAATGGTAAAGCAAGTTTAGTTTTTGTCGCTCATGATGCTTCAGAGAATTTGATCAAAAAAATAACCGATAAATCAAGTTACTATGAGGTAAGTGTATCACAAGTATTCTCAGTAAATGAACTGTCAATAGCAATCGGCGCTAACCGAAAAGTGTTAGCTATTGCTGATGATGGATTTGCAAAGAAAATGGAGAGCCTTATGACTAACTAA
- the rnpM gene encoding RNase P modulator RnpM, with amino-acid sequence MKQRKTPMRKSVVSGEQIAKRDLLRIAYNKEGQISIDPTGKAHGRGAYIALSNEEAQLAKKRHVFDRTFSAKIADEFYDELIKYVEHQVARRELAEATYSADLAPDYD; translated from the coding sequence ATGAAACAAAGAAAGACTCCCATGAGAAAGTCAGTAGTTTCTGGGGAACAAATCGCGAAGCGAGACCTCTTGCGTATTGCTTACAATAAAGAAGGTCAGATTTCGATTGATCCCACAGGTAAGGCCCATGGCCGTGGTGCTTATATCGCCTTATCTAATGAAGAAGCACAACTCGCTAAGAAAAGACACGTCTTTGATCGTACCTTTAGTGCAAAGATCGCGGATGAGTTTTATGACGAATTAATAAAGTATGTTGAACACCAAGTTGCTCGCCGCGAACTAGCAGAGGCTACTTATTCGGCAGACTTGGCACCGGACTACGACTAA
- the nusA gene encoding transcription termination factor NusA, translating into MSKEMLNAFTMLEEEKGIKQEIVIEAIEQAITAAYKRQYGQAQNVKVIFDDKKGNFNVYSTREIVDEVFDSRLEISLEDAQELNPHYEIGDKIMFEEKPKDFARTAAGAAKQVIMQKMREEERTIIYNEYSRYKDEIIMGTVEKVDARAVYVNLGRVDALLTAKDRISQENYHVGDKVKVYVTDVLLTPKGTRVFISRTAPDMLKRMFEKEIPEVYDGTVEIKSVARDAGDRAKVIVESHDENVDAIGTMVGAKGARIQGIIRELAGEKMDIIEYNADKATLIANALKPARIEQVAIREDGSAIAVVAQDQLSLAIGKRGQNVRLAAHVTNCKIDIKSEEDFQKEMAELDAVVEEVDEIIEEVAETASSEEATTEE; encoded by the coding sequence ATGAGCAAGGAAATGCTTAACGCCTTTACAATGTTAGAAGAAGAAAAAGGCATTAAACAAGAGATTGTTATTGAAGCTATTGAGCAAGCTATTACAGCCGCTTATAAGCGTCAATACGGTCAAGCACAAAATGTGAAAGTTATTTTCGATGATAAAAAAGGAAACTTTAATGTTTACTCAACACGTGAAATAGTTGACGAAGTTTTCGACAGTCGTCTTGAAATCTCACTTGAAGATGCTCAAGAACTTAACCCACATTATGAAATTGGCGATAAAATCATGTTTGAAGAAAAGCCAAAAGATTTTGCCCGTACAGCTGCTGGTGCTGCGAAACAAGTGATTATGCAAAAAATGCGTGAAGAAGAACGCACAATCATTTACAATGAGTACAGCCGTTACAAAGATGAAATCATCATGGGTACTGTTGAAAAAGTTGATGCGCGAGCAGTATACGTTAATTTGGGTCGTGTAGATGCTCTTTTGACAGCAAAAGATCGTATCAGTCAAGAAAACTACCATGTCGGTGATAAGGTGAAAGTCTATGTTACAGATGTTCTCTTGACACCAAAAGGTACACGGGTTTTCATTAGCCGTACAGCACCAGACATGCTCAAACGCATGTTTGAAAAGGAAATTCCGGAAGTTTACGATGGAACAGTAGAAATCAAATCTGTTGCTCGTGATGCTGGTGATCGTGCTAAAGTCATTGTGGAAAGCCATGACGAAAACGTTGATGCTATTGGTACAATGGTTGGTGCTAAAGGTGCACGTATCCAAGGAATTATCCGTGAACTTGCGGGTGAAAAAATGGATATTATTGAGTACAATGCAGATAAAGCAACATTGATTGCTAATGCGCTTAAACCTGCACGTATCGAGCAAGTTGCTATCCGTGAGGATGGTTCAGCTATTGCTGTTGTTGCTCAGGACCAACTGTCATTAGCTATTGGTAAACGCGGACAAAACGTTCGTCTTGCTGCGCATGTAACGAACTGCAAAATCGATATCAAATCAGAAGAAGATTTCCAAAAGGAAATGGCTGAACTTGATGCAGTAGTCGAAGAAGTAGATGAAATTATAGAAGAAGTTGCTGAAACTGCCTCATCAGAAGAAGCAACAACTGAAGAATAA
- the rimP gene encoding ribosome maturation factor RimP has protein sequence MSETLVKTVEEFILPHLPEEFELVDVEWEKLGGDMVLRILVDKAEGITIQETADLSEILSPLLDTISPDPFPTEGYMLEVASPGAERPLKKPEHFQKVIGEYVLVKLYQKIEGEKEFVGDLLKFEDNTLTIEYMDKARKKTVEIPAEKVSKATTLVKL, from the coding sequence ATGTCAGAAACCCTTGTAAAAACAGTAGAAGAATTCATCTTGCCTCACCTACCAGAAGAGTTTGAACTTGTCGATGTTGAGTGGGAAAAGCTTGGCGGAGATATGGTTTTGCGTATCTTGGTAGATAAGGCTGAGGGAATTACTATTCAAGAGACAGCAGATTTGAGTGAAATACTTTCGCCATTGCTGGACACTATTTCACCAGATCCGTTTCCAACTGAAGGCTACATGCTTGAAGTTGCGAGTCCTGGTGCTGAGCGACCATTGAAGAAGCCAGAACATTTTCAAAAAGTCATCGGTGAATATGTACTTGTAAAACTTTATCAAAAAATTGAAGGCGAAAAAGAATTTGTTGGGGATTTGCTGAAGTTTGAAGATAACACCTTGACTATAGAATATATGGATAAGGCCCGCAAGAAAACAGTTGAAATTCCTGCCGAAAAGGTATCAAAAGCCACGACTTTAGTGAAGCTTTAA
- a CDS encoding CidA/LrgA family protein, with protein sequence MKIYFQLLIIFGFSFVGDTLSNSLQLPVPGSILGMIFLFLALQFKVLKFTDVDEVGSFLINNMTILFLPAGVGIMAKWSLISEYWWQISLIVLVALAINVFVLGHLVQFIKVKYEGDYLDPELLKNKRGMQ encoded by the coding sequence ATGAAAATTTATTTTCAATTACTTATTATTTTTGGCTTTTCCTTTGTAGGGGACACCCTCTCAAATAGCTTACAACTTCCTGTTCCTGGAAGTATTCTTGGTATGATTTTTTTGTTTCTTGCCTTACAGTTTAAAGTTCTAAAATTTACTGATGTGGACGAGGTTGGAAGCTTCTTGATAAACAACATGACAATTTTGTTCCTACCAGCTGGAGTTGGAATCATGGCCAAATGGTCTTTGATTTCTGAATATTGGTGGCAAATTTCTCTCATCGTGCTTGTTGCTCTTGCAATTAATGTATTCGTCTTGGGGCATCTGGTGCAATTTATTAAAGTCAAATATGAAGGAGATTATCTTGATCCTGAATTGTTGAAAAATAAAAGGGGGATGCAATAA
- a CDS encoding LrgB family protein: MNEITSSPLFGVTLTILIFIIGVRINENIRKPWTNPLLFATLVIILILVVAKIPYENYYKGGSILNDLIGPSTVALGIPLYKTFQLMKHHARSILISIAAAAFINTVITALLLKFFGLPKLAALSLFPKSVTTAMAIGITEKMQGVTTITVVVVVVTGILTSVLGVPLMKLFRIKDPVAQGVVLGGTGHAVGTGTAIELGKVQGAMGALAIGVTGIMYVIFAPLVAHIILGY; this comes from the coding sequence ATGAATGAAATTACTTCAAGCCCTCTGTTTGGTGTAACACTGACAATTTTAATTTTTATTATAGGTGTGCGCATCAATGAAAATATACGTAAACCGTGGACGAATCCCTTACTCTTCGCAACCTTAGTTATTATATTAATTTTAGTAGTGGCGAAAATCCCTTACGAAAATTACTATAAAGGGGGAAGTATTCTAAATGATCTTATCGGCCCCTCAACTGTTGCCTTAGGCATACCTTTATACAAAACTTTTCAACTCATGAAACACCATGCACGTTCGATTTTGATAAGTATTGCTGCTGCAGCTTTTATTAATACTGTAATCACTGCGCTTTTATTGAAATTTTTTGGACTTCCAAAATTAGCTGCTCTCTCACTTTTCCCAAAGTCTGTAACAACCGCTATGGCTATTGGTATCACTGAAAAAATGCAGGGCGTAACCACTATAACGGTTGTTGTGGTCGTCGTTACTGGTATTCTAACAAGTGTACTGGGTGTACCTCTTATGAAACTTTTTAGAATTAAAGACCCTGTGGCACAAGGAGTAGTACTTGGTGGGACAGGCCATGCTGTCGGCACAGGAACCGCTATCGAGCTCGGCAAAGTACAAGGTGCCATGGGAGCCTTGGCTATAGGTGTAACTGGTATTATGTATGTCATCTTTGCTCCACTTGTTGCTCATATAATACTCGGTTATTAA
- a CDS encoding CHAP domain-containing protein: MDIRKKRKIIAMVFTAMILAGTGYAHAASAAQVNVYRLYNKVSKEHLYTASKYEYNTLPTLSSDWVREGINFKEYDTPVSGSIAVNRVYNPRSGEHIYTKDSYEVKVLTSQKGWRSEGVAFYAPRTSTKPVYRLFNAAAGLGAHFVTADNYEKNSLVARNWKYEGVAWYQAVNTGGSGGGNTGGSANDADSNATVPEGYTAIKPLPNLSTYSQNGTYPWGQCTWYTYYRARQLGVNFGTSMGNGGDWQKASGYQVTMKPRARTAVSFSPGQAGADRTYGHVAFVEQVRSDGSILISESNVIGLGKLSYRTFTKAEASKFHYVIGK, translated from the coding sequence ATGGATATAAGAAAAAAACGAAAGATTATTGCCATGGTATTTACAGCTATGATCTTAGCAGGAACTGGTTATGCTCATGCAGCATCAGCAGCACAAGTCAACGTTTATCGGCTCTATAACAAAGTATCAAAAGAACATTTGTATACAGCAAGTAAGTATGAGTATAATACCCTTCCAACTCTGTCTAGTGACTGGGTGAGGGAAGGAATAAACTTTAAAGAATATGACACACCAGTGAGCGGGTCAATAGCGGTGAATCGAGTATATAACCCACGATCAGGAGAGCATATATATACAAAAGATAGTTATGAAGTTAAAGTGTTAACCAGCCAGAAAGGCTGGAGATCAGAAGGTGTTGCTTTTTATGCACCACGAACTAGTACAAAACCTGTTTATCGTTTGTTTAATGCTGCAGCGGGACTAGGGGCACACTTTGTGACGGCAGATAATTATGAGAAAAATAGCTTAGTAGCACGTAATTGGAAGTATGAGGGAGTTGCTTGGTATCAAGCAGTCAATACAGGAGGCTCAGGCGGTGGAAATACAGGAGGTTCTGCTAATGATGCAGACTCTAACGCTACTGTTCCTGAAGGATATACAGCAATCAAACCTTTACCAAACTTAAGTACCTATTCACAAAATGGCACTTATCCATGGGGGCAATGTACCTGGTATACTTACTATAGAGCTAGACAATTGGGCGTAAATTTTGGAACTTCTATGGGAAATGGTGGTGACTGGCAAAAAGCAAGTGGTTACCAAGTTACCATGAAACCAAGGGCGCGTACAGCTGTAAGCTTTAGTCCAGGACAAGCAGGCGCGGACAGAACTTATGGACACGTAGCATTTGTAGAGCAAGTCAGGAGTGATGGGTCAATTCTGATTTCAGAGTCAAATGTCATAGGTCTAGGAAAGTTGAGTTATCGCACTTTTACTAAAGCTGAAGCAAGTAAGTTTCATTATGTTATTGGCAAATAA
- the der gene encoding ribosome biogenesis GTPase Der has protein sequence MTLPTVAIVGRPNVGKSTIFNRIAGERISIVEDIPGVTRDRIYATGEWLNKKFSLIDTGGIELSDEPFMTQIRAQAEIAMEEADVIVAVVDGETGITDADENVAQILYRTDKPIILVVNKVDNPERRMEIFDFYSLGLGEPYPVSAVHGLGTGDVLDAIIENLPIETEEENPDVIKFSLIGRPNVGKSSLINAILGEDRVIASPVAGTTRDAIDTSFTDAEGQEFLMIDTAGMRKSGKIYENTEKYSVMRAMRAIDRSDIVLMVINAEEGIREYDMRIAGFAHDAGKGILLVVNKWDTLEKDNYTMKKFEDDIRWKFKFLDYAPIVYVSAKTGQRLHKLPDMIKEIHHSQNLRISSSVLNDVIMDAVAINPTPTDKGKRLKIFYATQVAVKPPTFVVFVNEEELMHFSYMRFLENQIRKAFVFEGTPIHLIARKRK, from the coding sequence ATGACACTACCTACAGTAGCCATTGTCGGCCGACCAAACGTCGGTAAATCGACTATTTTTAACCGTATTGCTGGGGAACGTATCTCAATTGTTGAGGACATTCCTGGAGTAACACGTGACCGTATTTATGCCACAGGTGAGTGGTTGAATAAAAAATTCTCACTCATTGATACTGGGGGAATTGAACTTTCAGATGAGCCTTTCATGACACAGATTCGTGCCCAAGCGGAAATCGCTATGGAAGAAGCTGATGTTATTGTTGCCGTTGTGGATGGTGAAACTGGAATTACTGACGCCGACGAGAACGTAGCACAAATACTTTATCGTACAGATAAACCTATAATCTTGGTTGTGAACAAGGTTGATAACCCTGAACGCCGCATGGAAATCTTTGACTTCTATTCACTTGGGTTAGGAGAACCTTACCCAGTTTCTGCTGTTCATGGTTTAGGAACGGGTGATGTACTTGATGCAATCATTGAAAACCTACCGATAGAAACAGAAGAAGAAAACCCAGATGTTATCAAGTTTAGCTTGATTGGTCGTCCGAATGTTGGTAAATCAAGTTTGATTAATGCTATTCTTGGAGAAGATCGTGTTATTGCTAGTCCCGTGGCTGGTACAACCCGTGATGCAATTGATACAAGCTTTACTGATGCCGAGGGTCAAGAATTTCTTATGATTGATACTGCAGGGATGCGGAAGTCTGGTAAAATCTATGAGAATACAGAAAAATATTCTGTTATGCGTGCGATGCGTGCGATTGACCGAAGTGATATTGTTCTCATGGTTATCAATGCAGAAGAGGGTATTCGTGAGTATGATATGCGTATTGCTGGATTTGCTCATGATGCAGGTAAAGGTATTCTTCTTGTGGTTAATAAGTGGGATACACTTGAAAAAGATAACTATACAATGAAAAAATTCGAAGACGATATTCGTTGGAAATTCAAATTCTTGGACTACGCACCTATCGTCTACGTTTCAGCTAAGACTGGACAACGTCTCCATAAGTTGCCAGATATGATTAAGGAAATTCATCATTCACAAAATCTACGTATCTCAAGTTCTGTTTTGAATGATGTCATCATGGATGCTGTAGCGATTAATCCAACACCAACCGATAAAGGTAAACGTCTGAAAATCTTCTATGCAACACAGGTTGCGGTTAAACCTCCAACATTTGTTGTTTTTGTCAATGAAGAAGAACTTATGCACTTCTCTTATATGCGTTTCTTAGAAAATCAAATCCGTAAGGCATTTGTCTTTGAAGGAACTCCAATCCATTTGATTGCACGTAAACGTAAATAA
- a CDS encoding AI-2E family transporter produces MEQYQKFIKNEKLRRWVVLAFLIAVLYFVRSILPLMLLTFVFSYLAYRFVSFIERKIKLPGKVSGFILYGLILFLVYLGITEYIPVLINQITHLVNAVSKFYQSNSKGESALMDSIYTLFKEYNLADKLQSSLGTLVNYLTSFGKGLLIVVFAFLMSFFFTIDRNETNKFSSLFLKSDFSWFFEDIYYLVSKFFTGFGVVLETQFIIALVNTGLTILALSFMGFPELLSLGVMIFLLSLIPVAGVLVSCIPLSIIGYSIGGIRDVIFVLLTVALIHALESYVLNPHLMAHKTKIPMFYTFVILFLGEHFFGVWGLIVGIPLFNFALDLLGVKEIPLKNIKK; encoded by the coding sequence ATGGAACAGTATCAAAAGTTTATAAAAAATGAAAAACTCAGAAGATGGGTGGTTTTGGCATTTTTAATTGCCGTCCTCTATTTTGTGAGAAGTATACTGCCTTTGATGCTCCTTACTTTTGTCTTCAGTTACTTGGCTTACCGCTTTGTGAGTTTTATTGAAAGAAAAATAAAATTGCCGGGAAAAGTGAGTGGCTTTATTCTTTATGGGCTTATACTTTTCCTTGTTTACCTGGGTATTACGGAATATATTCCTGTGCTTATCAACCAAATCACCCATCTTGTGAATGCGGTGAGCAAGTTTTATCAGAGTAACAGCAAGGGTGAGAGTGCCTTGATGGACTCTATTTATACTCTTTTTAAGGAATATAATCTTGCGGACAAGCTTCAGAGTAGTCTGGGAACCTTAGTAAACTATTTAACGAGTTTTGGGAAAGGACTATTGATTGTCGTTTTTGCTTTTTTGATGAGTTTCTTTTTCACCATTGATCGGAATGAGACCAATAAATTTTCTAGTCTCTTTCTTAAGAGTGATTTCTCATGGTTTTTCGAAGATATTTATTATCTTGTGAGTAAATTTTTCACAGGATTTGGTGTTGTATTAGAAACCCAGTTCATTATCGCTTTAGTCAATACAGGATTAACTATCCTAGCCCTAAGCTTCATGGGTTTCCCTGAACTCTTGAGTTTAGGAGTAATGATTTTCTTGCTTAGCCTTATTCCTGTTGCGGGAGTTTTAGTATCTTGTATTCCCTTATCAATTATTGGATATTCTATTGGTGGTATACGTGATGTTATTTTTGTTTTACTAACGGTGGCTCTTATCCATGCTCTGGAGTCGTATGTGCTTAACCCGCATCTTATGGCGCATAAAACAAAAATTCCTATGTTTTATACTTTTGTGATTCTATTCTTGGGCGAACATTTTTTCGGCGTCTGGGGTTTAATTGTGGGTATTCCACTTTTCAACTTTGCTCTAGACTTACTTGGTGTCAAGGAAATACCTCTAAAAAATATCAAAAAATAA
- the ffh gene encoding signal recognition particle protein, translating into MAFENLTERLQNVFKNLRGKKKITEQDVAEITKEIRVALLEADVALPVVKKFIKAIRERAIGTEVSEALNPAQQIISIVNEELTKILGGGEAELLKSPKIPTIIMMVGLQGAGKTTFAGKLAKKLKEEQNARPMMIAADVYRPAAIDQLKTLGEQLDIPVYDEGTAEKPVNIVKNGLARAREERKDYVLIDTAGRLEIDDKLMNELQEIKALAEPTEILLVVDAMTGQVAAQVAKTFDEKLDISGVIITKLDGDTRGGAALSIREITGKPIKFTGTGEKLTDLETFYPDRMSSRILGMGDMLTLIEKAQAQFDEEQSMKMAEKMAENRFDYSDFIDQLDQVTNMGPMEEIMKMIPGMSQMPGIENVKVDPKDIARKRAIVLSMTPAERQLEAELSPARRRRIAAGSGNSFIEVNKFIKQFNQSKDMMQGIMNGDMNSMMQQMMGGAGGKMPNMKNMPGGTPDMSALGDLQGLMGGGASSGTPDMSSMFGGGIKGKATQFAMKQAMKRAQKKMKKGKKK; encoded by the coding sequence ATGGCTTTTGAAAATTTAACAGAACGTTTGCAAAATGTCTTTAAAAATTTGCGCGGAAAAAAGAAAATTACAGAACAAGATGTAGCGGAAATTACAAAAGAAATCCGTGTGGCTCTTCTTGAAGCCGACGTCGCTCTTCCTGTAGTGAAGAAGTTCATTAAGGCGATTCGCGAGCGTGCGATTGGAACAGAAGTTTCAGAGGCACTTAACCCTGCTCAACAAATCATCTCTATTGTCAATGAAGAATTGACTAAGATTTTAGGTGGTGGCGAAGCAGAATTACTTAAGTCACCTAAAATCCCAACTATTATTATGATGGTTGGTCTTCAAGGGGCTGGTAAAACAACTTTTGCAGGTAAACTAGCGAAAAAACTTAAAGAAGAGCAAAATGCTCGTCCAATGATGATTGCGGCCGATGTGTATCGTCCAGCAGCCATTGATCAGTTAAAAACGCTTGGTGAGCAATTAGATATTCCCGTTTACGATGAAGGAACTGCGGAAAAGCCAGTCAATATCGTTAAGAATGGTCTAGCTCGTGCTCGTGAAGAACGTAAAGATTATGTTTTGATCGATACAGCAGGTCGTTTAGAGATTGACGACAAACTGATGAACGAATTGCAAGAAATCAAGGCACTTGCTGAACCAACCGAAATTCTTTTGGTTGTTGATGCTATGACAGGTCAAGTTGCAGCTCAAGTGGCTAAAACATTTGATGAAAAGTTAGACATCAGCGGTGTAATTATCACTAAACTTGATGGCGATACACGTGGTGGTGCGGCTTTATCTATTCGTGAAATCACAGGCAAACCGATTAAATTTACAGGTACTGGTGAAAAACTGACTGATTTGGAAACATTTTATCCAGATCGTATGAGCTCACGTATCCTTGGTATGGGGGATATGCTGACGCTAATCGAGAAAGCTCAAGCGCAGTTTGATGAAGAACAGTCAATGAAAATGGCTGAAAAAATGGCCGAAAACCGCTTTGACTACAGCGATTTCATCGACCAGTTAGATCAAGTGACTAATATGGGCCCAATGGAAGAAATCATGAAGATGATTCCGGGGATGTCACAAATGCCAGGTATTGAAAATGTAAAGGTAGACCCTAAAGACATCGCCCGTAAGCGTGCTATTGTTCTTTCAATGACGCCAGCAGAACGCCAACTTGAAGCTGAACTTTCACCCGCACGTCGCCGCCGTATTGCCGCGGGATCGGGTAACAGCTTCATTGAAGTCAATAAGTTTATCAAGCAATTCAATCAATCCAAAGACATGATGCAAGGCATTATGAATGGTGATATGAATTCTATGATGCAACAAATGATGGGCGGAGCTGGCGGTAAGATGCCAAATATGAAAAATATGCCTGGGGGGACACCAGATATGTCTGCTTTAGGGGATCTTCAAGGTCTTATGGGAGGCGGTGCCTCTTCTGGAACGCCAGATATGAGCTCTATGTTTGGCGGAGGCATCAAAGGAAAAGCTACCCAATTCGCGATGAAACAAGCCATGAAACGTGCACAGAAAAAAATGAAAAAAGGGAAGAAAAAATAG
- a CDS encoding potassium channel family protein encodes MKSFVVIGLGRFGSAVAKTIAETEADLLVIDQSEDRVNLFKDIVPNAIIADAKDERVLDEIGIQDFDVAIVAIGEDIQSSVLVTMLAKDAGVPQVITKAVDKNHYRLLEKIGADRVVLPEVEMGRKIAESLIFENISNVVDIAENIEFAEVKVCSRKMNNRVISEIPDFSQYDLNISYVKHINGKVEIASGDTRLMIGDSLFVIGRPEDIKKLSEEN; translated from the coding sequence ATGAAATCATTTGTTGTTATAGGTCTGGGACGCTTTGGGTCTGCGGTTGCTAAAACTATTGCAGAAACAGAAGCAGACTTGCTTGTTATTGATCAAAGTGAAGATCGAGTCAATCTCTTTAAGGACATTGTTCCTAACGCGATTATTGCCGATGCAAAAGATGAGCGCGTGTTAGATGAGATTGGTATACAAGATTTTGATGTGGCTATTGTGGCTATCGGGGAAGATATCCAATCTTCCGTATTAGTAACAATGCTTGCTAAGGATGCAGGTGTACCACAGGTCATCACTAAAGCGGTGGATAAAAATCACTATCGTCTTTTGGAAAAAATCGGGGCAGATCGTGTTGTTCTTCCAGAGGTAGAAATGGGTCGCAAGATAGCGGAGAGCTTGATTTTTGAAAATATTAGTAATGTTGTAGACATAGCTGAAAATATTGAGTTTGCCGAAGTCAAGGTATGCTCAAGAAAAATGAACAACCGTGTTATTTCGGAAATACCTGATTTCAGCCAGTATGATTTGAATATCAGCTACGTGAAGCATATCAATGGCAAAGTGGAGATTGCTTCTGGTGATACGCGCTTGATGATTGGCGATTCCTTATTTGTTATTGGCCGACCTGAGGACATTAAGAAACTTTCGGAAGAAAATTAA
- a CDS encoding TrkH family potassium uptake protein, whose protein sequence is MPKNLKKLTALQIIFIAFLTLVIVGGTLLSLPISSKTGQFTHPIDALFTAVSATCVTGLTVIDTSAHWSLFGQVVLLLLIEIGGLGFMTLVVSIFLLLNQKMSLKSRLIIQESYSLSDISSGVRVVINVLIISFMIQFCGSVLLSFAFVPKFGLIKGIWYSVFHAISAYCNAGFDLFGNSLMLYEHSPYVLMVIASMIVCGSLGFIVMMDLLNYKKQRKLSLHTRLALTTTTFLIFGGMLLFLISDFESVSNNPFIFTMQSLFLSISQRTAGFSIQEYHLFSQASIFLTIMLMIIGGTSGSTAGGLKTTTIGVLALNVRSIIKRDKHTSFKNRTIPQSVVKQAYESVFLYFFMMVIATFALLLTNPRFRVDQLLFEVVSALSTVGLSMGVTPDLNVPGKIIVGILMFIGRVGVFTIIYSLNAKDSHESLYKYPEEKVMVG, encoded by the coding sequence ATGCCAAAAAATTTAAAAAAATTAACAGCTCTACAGATTATCTTTATTGCATTCTTAACGCTTGTAATTGTTGGAGGTACTCTGCTTAGCTTACCTATTTCTTCAAAAACAGGACAGTTTACACACCCGATTGATGCACTGTTTACAGCTGTTTCTGCCACCTGCGTGACCGGGTTAACTGTAATTGATACAAGTGCCCACTGGTCTCTCTTTGGTCAAGTTGTATTGCTACTTTTGATAGAGATTGGGGGGTTAGGATTTATGACCTTGGTTGTCAGTATTTTCTTGCTACTCAATCAAAAAATGTCTCTCAAATCTCGTCTGATTATTCAAGAGTCTTATAGTTTATCTGATATTAGCTCAGGTGTGCGTGTTGTTATTAATGTCTTGATTATTTCCTTCATGATTCAGTTTTGTGGTAGTGTCTTGCTATCTTTTGCTTTTGTACCTAAGTTTGGTTTAATTAAAGGTATTTGGTATAGTGTCTTCCATGCCATATCAGCTTATTGTAATGCTGGTTTTGACTTGTTTGGAAACTCGCTGATGCTTTATGAACATTCGCCTTATGTTCTAATGGTTATTGCTTCAATGATTGTTTGTGGTAGTTTAGGATTTATCGTTATGATGGACCTGCTTAATTATAAAAAACAAAGAAAATTATCACTTCACACAAGATTAGCCCTTACAACTACAACTTTTCTTATTTTTGGTGGAATGTTGCTCTTTTTGATTTCAGATTTTGAAAGTGTAAGTAATAATCCGTTTATTTTTACCATGCAGAGTCTTTTCCTCTCAATTTCTCAGAGAACAGCTGGTTTCTCTATTCAAGAGTATCACTTGTTCAGTCAAGCCAGTATTTTTCTTACAATTATGTTGATGATTATTGGGGGGACATCTGGTTCAACCGCAGGGGGACTTAAAACCACGACCATTGGTGTTTTGGCTCTAAATGTTCGGTCTATTATTAAGCGTGACAAACATACAAGTTTTAAAAACAGAACAATTCCTCAAAGTGTAGTCAAACAAGCTTACGAGTCTGTTTTTCTCTATTTCTTTATGATGGTTATTGCAACATTTGCTTTACTTTTAACTAATCCGAGATTCCGTGTGGATCAGCTTTTATTTGAAGTTGTATCTGCGCTATCTACCGTTGGTTTGAGTATGGGAGTTACCCCCGATTTGAATGTTCCCGGAAAAATTATCGTAGGAATACTTATGTTTATTGGTCGAGTTGGGGTATTTACGATAATTTACTCTCTGAATGCCAAAGATAGTCATGAATCACTCTATAAATATCCAGAAGAAAAGGTAATGGTAGGTTAA